In the Nitrospirales bacterium LBB_01 genome, one interval contains:
- a CDS encoding NTP transferase domain-containing protein → MAATKQRAAAFVPVRLSSSRLPEKHLKLIGTRLLISWVIHRLKAAHELDEIVICTTSEKQNEKLKEITDLEHVSLFVYDGNPDDVVGRLTAASVKHNADICVLASGDCPLLSSETIDLMVRMLKENPEADNVLFSDIDGRLPIHEGIIVSRRTLWELADKFSDTPALREHQFPVFLRNVYPDKFSHIKNIYVRDDDIFYSISHRISIDTPDDLKFINRLYTMLQTAGEEFNLRNAIAAIFKNPDIVNINKHVYRKTLEDVTVRVVFFVAGDNNHLQLSIEVADVLVNRYGIGVRVLTFDESSKKIIEESGLRADVSAADRLVDFHKEFPFNAVVIDTDSNTHKLIDSIKKSVNAKVIILSEHGGAENSAKEIFQVLGN, encoded by the coding sequence GTGGCGGCAACTAAACAACGAGCGGCTGCTTTTGTTCCAGTCAGACTAAGCTCAAGCAGACTGCCCGAAAAACATCTTAAGTTAATTGGTACAAGACTCCTTATTTCATGGGTAATACATAGGCTTAAGGCGGCTCATGAGCTTGATGAGATAGTAATCTGCACGACCTCGGAAAAACAAAATGAGAAACTGAAAGAGATTACCGATTTAGAGCATGTATCGCTTTTTGTTTATGACGGAAATCCTGACGATGTTGTAGGGAGGTTGACTGCTGCCTCAGTTAAACATAACGCTGATATATGTGTATTGGCAAGCGGAGACTGCCCGCTTCTAAGCAGCGAGACAATAGACTTAATGGTAAGAATGCTTAAGGAAAATCCTGAAGCAGATAACGTATTATTTTCAGATATTGACGGTAGGTTACCCATACATGAGGGTATAATAGTGTCCAGACGGACACTGTGGGAGCTTGCCGATAAATTTTCAGATACACCCGCCTTAAGGGAGCATCAGTTTCCAGTTTTTTTAAGAAACGTCTATCCTGATAAATTTTCTCACATAAAAAATATTTATGTGAGAGATGATGATATTTTTTATAGCATAAGCCATCGCATCTCTATTGACACACCGGATGATCTAAAATTCATAAACAGGCTCTACACTATGTTGCAAACAGCAGGAGAAGAGTTTAATTTAAGAAATGCAATCGCCGCCATTTTCAAAAACCCTGATATTGTCAATATTAATAAACACGTTTACCGGAAAACCCTTGAGGATGTGACAGTCAGAGTTGTTTTTTTTGTTGCTGGTGACAACAACCATCTACAACTATCCATTGAGGTTGCCGATGTTTTAGTTAACAGATACGGCATAGGGGTAAGGGTTTTAACTTTTGATGAGTCATCAAAAAAGATTATAGAAGAGAGCGGCTTAAGGGCGGATGTTTCGGCTGCCGATAGACTTGTGGATTTTCATAAGGAATTTCCATTTAATGCAGTTGTTATTGACACTGACAGTAATACTCATAAGCTTATAGATTCAATCAAAAAATCTGTTAATGCTAAGGTCATAATACTATCAGAGCATGGCGGGGCAGAGAACTCTGCTAAAGAAATATTTCAGGTTTTGGGAAACTAA
- the pseB gene encoding UDP-N-acetylglucosamine 4,6-dehydratase (inverting), which produces MQMFDGKTILVTGGTGSFGKELAKFILKKYKVKKLIIFSRDEFKQYEMSAQFKTPQYPIRYFIGDIRDRERLYRAFNGVDYVIHAAAMKHVLAAEYNPLEVVKTNIIGAENIVDAAIDNGVKKVIALSTDKAVSPLNLYGATKLAMEKIFVAAGAYVGGKDTKFSIVRYGNVVGSRGSVVPLFHKLIRSGIKELPITDERMTRFWITMEESVELVLEALDESVGGEVFVPKIPSMKITDLAKAVCGDCKFKFSGVRPGEKIHETLISEDEARTTIEYQPHGRDMYVIVPHMNFESKATAKYRGFKRLKEDFTYRSDTNDAWLTIEQMRTYIEGLIKNNNI; this is translated from the coding sequence GTGCAAATGTTTGACGGAAAGACAATATTAGTAACTGGGGGGACAGGGTCCTTTGGTAAGGAATTAGCAAAATTTATATTAAAAAAATATAAAGTAAAAAAACTAATAATATTTAGCAGAGATGAGTTTAAGCAGTATGAAATGTCCGCACAATTTAAAACTCCTCAGTATCCGATACGATATTTTATTGGCGATATCAGAGACCGTGAGAGGCTCTACAGGGCTTTTAACGGTGTTGATTATGTAATACATGCTGCCGCTATGAAACACGTTTTAGCTGCCGAGTATAATCCTCTTGAGGTGGTTAAGACAAACATAATAGGGGCTGAAAATATTGTTGACGCAGCTATAGATAACGGTGTGAAAAAAGTTATAGCGCTCTCTACCGATAAGGCGGTGAGTCCGCTAAATCTGTACGGCGCCACTAAGCTTGCAATGGAAAAGATTTTTGTGGCAGCGGGCGCTTATGTTGGCGGAAAGGACACTAAGTTTTCCATAGTGCGGTACGGCAACGTGGTAGGAAGCAGAGGGAGTGTTGTCCCTCTTTTTCATAAACTCATTAGGTCTGGAATTAAGGAATTACCCATAACCGATGAACGTATGACGCGGTTTTGGATAACAATGGAGGAGTCGGTTGAGCTGGTTTTGGAGGCGCTTGATGAGTCGGTTGGGGGTGAGGTGTTTGTTCCAAAAATTCCAAGCATGAAAATTACAGATTTGGCAAAGGCTGTTTGCGGCGACTGTAAGTTTAAGTTTTCGGGTGTGAGACCGGGTGAGAAAATCCACGAGACCCTTATCTCTGAGGATGAGGCACGCACAACAATAGAGTACCAACCGCACGGCAGGGATATGTATGTAATCGTGCCGCACATGAACTTTGAGTCTAAAGCTACTGCTAAATACAGAGGATTTAAAAGACTCAAGGAGGACTTCACATATAGGAGCGACACAAATGACGCATGGCTTACCATTGAACAGATGCGAACCTATATTGAAGGTTTGATTAAAAATAATAACATATGA
- the fliD gene encoding flagellar filament capping protein FliD — protein MAAITSPTGTTSSGGTITSSVGPFSGINTGDIINKLMSIEQQPYDKLTTKIQTDQTEISSFGQIASNLTSLKTALTNIQSKNLNTYTAASSDTGSVKVTADSTVNAGQYSIKVYQLAQSEKLYSQSATSVSAVYNSGTITVKNGSHSTTINISTSNKTLSGIRDAINSAATDVSATIISDGSGYRLMLNSVGGTSSSPLSVSVSDTGGNAKSLSAFSFDPANPNPTDGSGMTLLQYRQDAKFSVDGFQLTSSTNKVTNALSGLSIDLLNTTSNRAVTISVDANSISSSANMTTFIDTYNSTLASLKQLRTAGQPLQYDSTVSSMIDTMRNVFSSSGDPSNSVASYGIMHNKDGTLAIDTTKMDTAIRRNMGAFYKAINSLSSSFSARITNILTNTITAKDDTLNTQIKQMTDKQTSMQEILDLKRAAYVKKFSDMEASIGQMQSQSSSLSNLTSSTSSTK, from the coding sequence ATGGCAGCTATAACATCACCTACGGGAACAACATCATCAGGCGGCACTATAACGTCAAGTGTTGGGCCATTTTCGGGGATAAACACAGGGGATATAATTAACAAGCTTATGTCTATAGAGCAGCAGCCCTATGATAAGCTTACCACTAAAATACAGACAGATCAGACCGAGATAAGCTCATTTGGGCAGATAGCGTCCAATTTAACTTCTCTTAAAACAGCTCTTACTAATATTCAGTCTAAGAATCTCAACACATATACTGCTGCGTCATCTGACACCGGTTCTGTAAAGGTTACTGCTGACTCCACAGTAAACGCTGGGCAGTATAGCATAAAGGTTTATCAATTGGCACAGTCAGAAAAGCTCTATTCTCAATCTGCTACATCTGTTTCTGCTGTTTATAATTCCGGCACGATTACTGTCAAAAACGGCAGCCATAGCACCACCATAAACATCAGTACCTCCAATAAGACTCTTTCCGGTATCAGGGACGCCATAAATTCCGCTGCTACCGACGTCAGCGCCACGATAATCAGCGATGGTTCCGGTTACCGTTTAATGCTTAACTCTGTAGGCGGCACATCATCTAGCCCGCTGTCTGTGTCTGTTTCAGATACCGGAGGGAATGCAAAGTCCTTGAGTGCCTTTAGTTTTGACCCAGCAAATCCTAACCCAACAGACGGCAGCGGCATGACTTTACTTCAGTACCGCCAGGACGCCAAATTTTCAGTGGACGGTTTCCAGCTTACAAGCTCCACAAACAAAGTCACTAACGCTTTAAGCGGATTGTCTATTGATCTTCTTAACACTACGTCTAACAGAGCTGTTACCATCTCTGTTGACGCCAACTCCATATCAAGCTCAGCCAATATGACAACCTTCATAGATACCTATAATTCTACTCTTGCCTCGCTAAAGCAGCTTAGAACAGCCGGACAGCCTCTTCAATATGACAGCACTGTTTCATCAATGATAGATACTATGAGAAACGTTTTTAGCTCCTCAGGGGATCCAAGTAATTCTGTAGCCTCTTATGGCATTATGCACAACAAGGACGGTACGCTGGCTATAGACACCACAAAAATGGATACTGCAATCCGCAGGAATATGGGGGCTTTTTATAAGGCGATAAATTCTCTCTCCAGTTCTTTTTCAGCCAGGATAACTAATATTCTGACTAACACCATCACTGCTAAAGATGATACTCTTAATACGCAGATTAAACAGATGACTGACAAACAGACATCAATGCAGGAAATTTTGGACCTGAAACGGGCTGCCTATGTTAAAAAATTCTCAGACATGGAAGCATCTATTGGACAAATGCAATCACAAAGCAGCAGCTTAAGTAATTTAACAAGTAGCACAAGTTCAACAAAATAA
- the fliS gene encoding flagellar export chaperone FliS, producing MQNISYAQNAYRSIDIGSLSPLDLIIKLYDGAISFLSKAALGIEKKDKIAKINYINKTRMILEELLSSLNVEAGGEVALHLRDLYTYMIVELTRANANNSIDKVYHVQELMRTLKSAWQEIKITNTPVSESYAIKSINSSH from the coding sequence ATGCAAAATATCTCTTATGCGCAGAATGCCTACAGAAGCATTGACATTGGCAGTTTATCTCCACTTGACCTCATAATTAAGTTATATGACGGAGCTATAAGCTTTTTATCAAAGGCGGCACTCGGCATAGAGAAAAAAGATAAGATAGCCAAGATTAACTACATAAACAAGACGCGCATGATTTTAGAGGAACTTCTCTCTTCATTAAATGTGGAGGCAGGCGGTGAGGTAGCTCTGCATCTGCGAGACCTTTATACCTATATGATTGTTGAGCTTACACGTGCTAATGCTAATAACTCTATCGATAAGGTTTATCATGTTCAGGAACTTATGAGAACTTTAAAAAGTGCATGGCAGGAAATAAAGATTACAAACACTCCCGTATCGGAGTCGTATGCTATCAAATCAATAAACAGTTCCCACTAA
- a CDS encoding protein kinase — MKVTLDVTAGPNTGERFIFTESDTFLVGRSRKAHLRLNKKDDLFISRTHFILEIRRNICYITDINSTNGTLVNDKRIDRAELHDDDEITIGNTKILVHIDQDDTQRYHYVFCSACKENVDHEVDESVPQNEREFMAYTCRSCRALEEERKVSKKHTDSHKHYTCVSCNTDMTDAANYDGRAAEFEDSIYLCTNCEWKWRTKTPTFEAGDAYVVLSIIGRGAMGTVYKVVEVNTRRVYALKRVNIDGKKNSSGLKLFAREMEIQSRLNHKNLIKYLDRGEAGNMPFLVSEFMPGGDLGKLIKMTLKGPLPPQYACKIIIQVLNGLQFIHLNGYVHRDLKPSNFLLNRAYTDTGLTIKITDYGLAKSYEEAGNSLYDFTQTGTFGGSLMFLSPEQITNYKFVKPPSDIYSVGVSLYYMLTAKYTVKYPPESSRSGKKWRHPLDMVLEDAPIPILERNKDLPDALAAVVDKSVTKDEYKRFQSASEFREALCEAIDGL, encoded by the coding sequence ATGAAAGTAACTCTTGATGTAACAGCCGGTCCTAACACCGGAGAGAGATTCATATTTACCGAATCGGACACTTTTTTAGTCGGCAGATCAAGAAAGGCGCACCTGAGGCTTAACAAAAAAGACGATCTTTTCATTTCAAGAACTCATTTCATTTTAGAGATAAGACGCAATATCTGTTACATAACCGATATAAACAGCACTAACGGTACCCTTGTAAATGACAAACGGATAGACAGAGCGGAACTTCACGATGATGATGAGATTACAATAGGCAATACAAAAATACTGGTGCATATTGATCAGGACGACACCCAGAGGTACCACTACGTGTTTTGCAGTGCGTGTAAGGAAAACGTTGACCACGAGGTGGATGAGAGCGTTCCTCAGAATGAGCGGGAATTTATGGCATATACGTGCAGGTCGTGCAGGGCTTTAGAGGAGGAGCGTAAGGTAAGCAAAAAACACACTGATTCACACAAACATTATACCTGTGTAAGTTGTAACACTGACATGACAGATGCTGCAAACTATGACGGCAGGGCGGCAGAGTTTGAAGACAGTATTTATCTGTGTACAAACTGTGAGTGGAAATGGCGCACTAAAACACCTACGTTTGAAGCAGGAGATGCTTATGTGGTGTTAAGTATCATAGGGCGCGGCGCAATGGGGACAGTGTATAAGGTAGTTGAGGTCAACACACGGCGTGTGTATGCGCTTAAGAGAGTTAACATTGACGGCAAGAAAAACTCCTCTGGGCTGAAACTCTTTGCACGGGAGATGGAAATCCAGTCACGTTTGAATCATAAGAATCTGATTAAATATCTTGACAGAGGAGAGGCCGGAAATATGCCCTTCTTAGTCAGTGAGTTTATGCCGGGAGGGGATTTGGGTAAACTCATAAAGATGACGCTTAAAGGCCCGCTGCCTCCACAGTATGCCTGTAAAATTATAATACAGGTTTTAAACGGCCTGCAGTTCATCCATTTAAATGGATACGTACACAGAGATCTAAAACCCTCAAATTTTCTTTTAAATAGAGCTTACACAGACACTGGGCTGACGATAAAAATCACAGACTACGGACTTGCAAAATCTTATGAAGAGGCTGGAAACTCACTGTATGATTTTACCCAGACAGGGACGTTTGGCGGCTCTTTGATGTTTCTATCGCCGGAGCAGATTACAAATTATAAATTTGTGAAACCGCCATCGGATATTTACTCTGTGGGCGTAAGTTTGTATTACATGTTGACAGCCAAATACACTGTTAAGTATCCGCCTGAATCCAGCCGTTCCGGTAAGAAGTGGAGGCATCCGCTTGATATGGTTTTAGAGGATGCGCCGATTCCCATATTAGAGCGTAACAAAGACCTGCCCGATGCCTTAGCCGCTGTTGTTGATAAATCTGTCACAAAAGACGAGTATAAAAGATTTCAGTCGGCTTCTGAATTTAGAGAGGCTCTCTGTGAAGCTATTGACGGGTTGTAA
- the motA gene encoding flagellar motor stator protein MotA: protein MLVIVGMVITLGAILGGYLMEHGNVAMLVNIPEFVILGGCAVGSLVVSSPPAVIKLIIGSLPTIFGKGGAEKHEYLELLSLLFIVFSKVRKEGLISIEQDVEDPSKSAIFTKYKSVLENKKAMGFICDNLKVIITTNMPPHELSDLLEIDIEANAHEALLPSQGISKVGDSMPGFGIVAAVLGVVVTMGKISEPPEVLGHSIGSALVGTFLGILMAYGFFGPVSTNLELKAKEGEVYFHVIKAALVAFVGGAAPQIAVESGRRAIPNSERPSFAELEEAIRK, encoded by the coding sequence ATGCTGGTTATCGTTGGAATGGTCATAACTTTAGGCGCGATACTGGGCGGCTATCTGATGGAGCACGGCAATGTTGCCATGCTTGTCAACATCCCGGAGTTTGTTATATTGGGCGGCTGCGCAGTCGGCTCTTTAGTAGTGTCCAGTCCTCCAGCGGTTATCAAGCTTATTATAGGAAGCTTGCCTACGATTTTTGGCAAAGGCGGTGCTGAAAAACATGAGTATCTGGAGTTATTGTCCTTGCTATTCATTGTGTTTTCAAAAGTTAGAAAAGAGGGCTTAATATCAATAGAACAAGACGTGGAGGATCCGAGTAAGAGCGCAATATTTACAAAATATAAAAGTGTTTTGGAAAACAAAAAAGCTATGGGATTTATTTGTGATAACCTTAAAGTTATAATAACGACCAATATGCCGCCGCATGAGCTTTCCGATTTACTTGAGATAGACATAGAGGCTAATGCCCATGAAGCGCTCCTGCCCTCCCAAGGTATAAGCAAAGTGGGTGATTCAATGCCTGGGTTTGGTATCGTTGCTGCAGTTTTAGGAGTTGTTGTAACAATGGGAAAAATCAGTGAGCCTCCGGAGGTGCTGGGGCATAGTATTGGTTCAGCGCTTGTTGGAACCTTTCTTGGTATATTGATGGCGTATGGGTTTTTTGGCCCGGTATCGACAAATCTGGAGCTTAAGGCAAAAGAGGGCGAGGTTTATTTTCATGTAATAAAGGCAGCACTGGTAGCTTTTGTAGGGGGAGCGGCGCCTCAGATAGCTGTCGAATCTGGCAGACGTGCTATCCCTAACTCAGAAAGACCGTCTTTTGCAGAACTTGAGGAGGCGATAAGAAAATGA
- the pseC gene encoding UDP-4-amino-4,6-dideoxy-N-acetyl-beta-L-altrosamine transaminase encodes MTAFIPYGRQLIQDDDIEAVLETLRSDFITQGPRVAEFEEALSSYCEAKYAVVFNSGTSALHAAYFAAGLRAGDEFITSPITFSATATAGILTGARAVFAPVEPDTGNLDVSQLSNLIAPRTKLIVPVHFAGHPVNVEALFAVIKGGSIVIVEDACHALGTLYKDRIDGNWQKVGALKHSHMCAFSFHPVKAITTGEGGAVTTNDVSYYKKLKLFGNHGITKLSDNFINPERAPWYYEMQTIGLNYRMTDIQAALGISQLRKLDVFIERRRSIANTYNNAFAANRYFYLPPERDYAKSSYHLYHIRLKDEYFQRKLDIFNKLRALGLGVQCHYIPVYRHPYYSALQYKSIESAEDFYSREISIPIFPAMSDADVQFVIEKVFETFEGI; translated from the coding sequence ATGACTGCCTTCATTCCCTACGGCAGACAGCTAATTCAAGATGACGATATAGAAGCAGTGCTGGAAACCCTGAGGAGTGATTTTATCACTCAGGGACCTCGTGTTGCAGAATTTGAAGAGGCGCTGTCGTCTTACTGCGAAGCTAAGTACGCAGTGGTTTTTAACTCAGGCACATCAGCCCTTCATGCTGCATACTTTGCCGCTGGTTTAAGAGCCGGAGATGAGTTTATAACAAGTCCGATTACCTTTTCCGCTACGGCTACGGCTGGTATTTTAACCGGCGCAAGGGCTGTGTTTGCTCCTGTTGAACCGGATACCGGAAATTTGGATGTGTCACAACTTTCAAATCTTATCGCGCCCAGAACAAAACTCATAGTCCCTGTGCATTTTGCAGGGCATCCGGTTAATGTTGAAGCTCTCTTTGCTGTGATTAAGGGAGGCTCTATCGTTATAGTGGAGGATGCCTGTCACGCTCTTGGCACTTTGTATAAAGACAGGATAGATGGGAACTGGCAGAAAGTTGGAGCGCTTAAACACTCTCACATGTGCGCCTTTAGTTTTCATCCGGTTAAGGCAATTACCACAGGTGAGGGCGGTGCTGTTACCACAAATGATGTGTCATACTATAAGAAACTAAAACTATTTGGCAACCACGGCATAACTAAACTCTCCGATAATTTTATTAATCCAGAGCGCGCTCCCTGGTACTATGAGATGCAAACCATTGGTCTTAACTATCGGATGACTGACATTCAAGCCGCACTTGGCATATCGCAGCTGAGAAAGCTGGATGTTTTTATAGAGCGGAGACGCTCTATCGCTAATACCTATAATAACGCTTTTGCCGCTAACCGGTATTTTTATTTGCCCCCTGAGAGAGATTACGCAAAATCATCATATCACCTCTACCATATAAGACTTAAAGATGAATATTTTCAGAGAAAACTTGACATATTTAATAAATTGAGAGCACTTGGACTTGGCGTTCAATGTCATTACATTCCGGTCTATAGACATCCGTACTACAGCGCACTTCAGTATAAAAGCATAGAGAGCGCCGAGGATTTTTATAGCAGGGAGATTTCAATTCCCATATTTCCTGCAATGAGTGACGCCGATGTTCAATTTGTAATAGAAAAAGTGTTTGAAACGTTTGAAGGGATTTAG
- a CDS encoding OmpA family protein: MKGQTIIIKKVKKGGHAAAHGGSWKVAYADFVTAMMAFFLLMWLINMTSPEKKLKLSTYFKTVGIMEAAGLGFMGKGKDILDTSIVNPAEELAEKKGDSFYQLNKEEFKEKLKKDIEDKLGAVKDQVMVDVIEGGVRINIVDKLGKPMFTIGSSELAPEAKSVLKLVSEEIREFKDLKISVEGHTDSTAYSGNKYTNWELSTDRASAARRELEKNNIDPNDLAKVSGFAATQPLIADKPNDPRNRRISLLLLSTDQAAVEKLTGKKSGKTSSNKTETH, translated from the coding sequence ATGAAAGGACAAACTATAATCATTAAAAAGGTAAAAAAAGGCGGCCATGCTGCTGCTCATGGCGGCTCGTGGAAAGTTGCATATGCCGACTTTGTTACGGCTATGATGGCTTTTTTTCTGCTTATGTGGCTTATTAATATGACGTCTCCTGAGAAAAAACTTAAGCTGTCCACATATTTTAAGACTGTTGGGATTATGGAGGCAGCTGGTTTAGGTTTTATGGGTAAGGGGAAGGATATTCTTGATACCAGTATTGTTAATCCTGCAGAGGAATTAGCAGAGAAAAAAGGCGACAGCTTCTACCAGTTAAACAAAGAGGAGTTTAAGGAAAAGCTTAAAAAGGACATAGAAGATAAATTAGGCGCAGTAAAGGATCAGGTGATGGTTGATGTGATAGAGGGCGGCGTACGGATAAACATCGTAGATAAATTAGGAAAACCCATGTTTACCATTGGCAGTTCAGAGTTGGCCCCTGAAGCAAAGTCAGTTTTAAAGCTCGTATCAGAGGAAATAAGAGAGTTTAAAGATCTCAAGATATCGGTAGAAGGACACACCGATTCTACAGCATACTCCGGCAATAAATATACCAACTGGGAGCTTTCCACTGACAGGGCATCGGCAGCACGCAGGGAGTTGGAAAAAAACAACATTGATCCAAATGATTTGGCTAAGGTGTCAGGTTTTGCGGCAACTCAGCCTCTTATCGCTGATAAACCAAATGACCCCAGAAATAGAAGGATAAGCTTACTACTTTTGAGTACCGATCAGGCTGCTGTTGAAAAACTGACGGGTAAGAAAAGCGGAAAAACAAGTTCAAACAAAACAGAAACCCATTAA
- a CDS encoding STAS/SEC14 domain-containing protein, which translates to MSGKFEIEVKGSVIIAHYEGEMDSALVNDSATQIEELLDKTEANKILYDTLKMSNPPMKLALQMKSFDARIKNKVIKSATVVPGAATALKASIAFVLSKHHKVFHNDYDAAIEWLNA; encoded by the coding sequence ATGAGTGGTAAGTTTGAGATAGAGGTTAAAGGCTCTGTGATAATAGCGCACTACGAGGGAGAGATGGACAGTGCTCTTGTAAACGACTCTGCAACGCAGATTGAGGAGCTGTTGGATAAGACAGAGGCAAACAAGATACTTTACGATACGCTGAAGATGTCAAATCCACCAATGAAGCTGGCACTCCAGATGAAGAGCTTTGATGCTCGCATTAAAAATAAGGTGATAAAGAGTGCTACAGTGGTTCCTGGCGCTGCCACTGCGCTTAAGGCCTCCATTGCCTTTGTGCTTTCAAAACACCATAAGGTATTTCATAACGACTATGACGCCGCTATTGAATGGTTAAATGCCTGA